The Pseudomonas orientalis genome contains a region encoding:
- a CDS encoding phosphatidate cytidylyltransferase, with protein MDSQTLMLFGGIGAILVTASLIGLILKLRTRGNPNAVIDNLNARINAWWVMVVVIGIAFWLGTGAVILLFYAVSFYALREFLTLTPTRRSDYPALVAAFYLALPLQYVLIYADWYGLFSIFIPVYVFLLLPILASLGGDSTHFLERASKVQWGLMIAVFCVSFVPALLTLDIPGYEGRNLLLIAYLVIVVQLSDVLQYVCGKLFGKHKIAPNLSPSKTVEGFVGGILLSSLIGAALWWATPFNPWQSFLIALLINLLGFAGGIVMSAIKRDRGVKDWGHMIEGHGGMLDRLDSVCFAAPIFFHLVRYWWT; from the coding sequence ATGGATAGCCAAACCCTGATGTTATTCGGCGGGATCGGCGCGATCCTGGTCACCGCCTCGCTGATCGGCCTGATCCTCAAGCTGCGCACCCGTGGCAACCCCAATGCGGTGATCGACAACCTCAACGCGCGCATCAACGCCTGGTGGGTGATGGTGGTCGTGATCGGTATTGCCTTCTGGCTCGGCACCGGCGCGGTGATCCTGCTGTTCTACGCGGTGTCGTTCTACGCCCTGCGCGAATTCCTTACCCTCACGCCGACCCGGCGCAGCGACTACCCGGCGCTGGTAGCGGCGTTCTACCTGGCCCTGCCGCTGCAGTACGTGCTGATCTATGCCGATTGGTACGGACTGTTCTCGATCTTCATCCCGGTCTACGTGTTCCTGCTGCTGCCGATCCTCGCCTCCCTGGGCGGCGACAGTACCCACTTCCTGGAGCGCGCATCGAAGGTGCAATGGGGCCTGATGATCGCAGTGTTCTGCGTGTCGTTCGTCCCGGCGCTGCTGACGCTGGACATCCCCGGTTATGAAGGCCGTAACCTGCTGCTGATCGCCTACCTGGTGATCGTGGTGCAACTGTCCGACGTGCTGCAGTACGTGTGCGGCAAGCTGTTCGGCAAACACAAGATCGCGCCCAACCTCTCGCCGTCGAAAACCGTGGAAGGTTTTGTCGGCGGCATCCTGCTGTCATCCCTGATCGGTGCGGCGCTGTGGTGGGCCACACCGTTCAATCCCTGGCAGTCATTCCTGATCGCGCTGCTGATCAACCTGCTGGGCTTTGCCGGTGGGATTGTGATGTCGGCGATCAAGCGCGATCGCGGGGTGAAGGACTGGGGACACATGATCGAAGGGCACGGCGGCATGCTGGATAGGCTGGACTCGGTATGCTTTGCAGCGCCGATTTTCTTCCACCTCGTACGCTACTGGTGGACCTGA
- a CDS encoding SagB/ThcOx family dehydrogenase — translation MLINPNVFMLARTPFIVIWDYKNHTQFELDLAYSTRFIQLVEDPSRFDSTSEMDSAFLAAGLLLTDISPQNEWGWDDLSKIFHIGTKNLPFEQLPNDIHEWASLYLDHCEQVLDTPAPIDRFAKHSHEGLISLPAPNSEKQTSPLTTTLLDRKTSRSFSDQAVTLDDLSSLLYLSLGYLKEREAGADDTIPETLRARRSSPSGGGLNACEGYVYAARILGLEPGIYYYHPDLHALRQVHSLPNEPLGLLLAGQHFINELPMGLFITSRFDKLWWKYEHSRAYRMAYVEAGHISQTFQLVATALGLATWLTGALSDERVELLLGLEESAEQPLFFVGGGYGDGQVQCKELRALIESRERG, via the coding sequence ATGCTAATAAATCCGAATGTTTTCATGCTGGCTCGCACACCGTTCATCGTCATTTGGGATTACAAAAATCACACTCAGTTTGAACTTGACTTAGCTTATTCCACTCGTTTTATACAGCTTGTTGAAGATCCTTCTAGATTCGATAGTACAAGCGAAATGGATTCGGCATTTCTCGCCGCCGGACTGTTACTGACAGATATATCCCCGCAGAATGAATGGGGGTGGGACGATCTTTCGAAAATTTTTCATATTGGGACTAAAAATCTCCCCTTCGAACAACTACCGAACGATATTCACGAGTGGGCTTCTCTATACTTAGATCACTGTGAACAAGTCCTTGATACCCCTGCACCGATAGACCGTTTTGCCAAGCACTCCCATGAGGGGTTGATCTCGCTACCGGCTCCCAATTCGGAAAAGCAAACTAGCCCCCTTACAACCACTCTGCTCGACCGAAAAACGTCGCGTTCGTTTTCAGACCAGGCCGTTACTCTGGACGACTTAAGCTCACTGCTCTACCTGTCCTTAGGTTACCTCAAAGAGCGCGAAGCCGGAGCCGACGACACAATTCCTGAAACACTCAGGGCGAGACGCAGCAGCCCTTCCGGTGGCGGGCTGAATGCATGCGAAGGCTACGTCTATGCTGCCAGGATATTGGGGCTGGAGCCCGGTATCTATTACTACCACCCAGACCTTCATGCTTTAAGGCAAGTTCACTCGCTTCCCAACGAGCCTTTGGGATTACTGCTCGCCGGACAACACTTTATCAACGAACTTCCTATGGGACTGTTCATAACGTCACGTTTTGACAAATTATGGTGGAAATACGAGCACTCGCGTGCCTACCGCATGGCTTACGTCGAAGCCGGACATATCTCTCAAACCTTTCAGCTCGTTGCAACTGCGCTAGGGTTGGCTACCTGGTTGACTGGCGCGTTGAGTGATGAGCGAGTAGAGCTGTTATTAGGTTTGGAAGAGTCCGCAGAACAACCGCTGTTCTTCGTAGGCGGCGGTTATGGCGATGGGCAGGTGCAATGCAAGGAACTCAGGGCCTTGATAGAGAGTCGAGAGCGAGGGTAA
- a CDS encoding diiron oxygenase, translating to MSVTNTFVFASNEIRQYTLGDWDNRSAVRSKNSTFLLPADAEILLQLQTRKWFPPAFIPYFNDNTIQKSGEHIQHRLAANHLVYFLRYTTILEHKIVNRSVETLIHEELGIDLPQAMKLTALQLYTDEGYHALFSFKIAEQVAHFYDMPTWEDPPKRITLLLELMDATLDEDRPLAWFFFGFVSETIIAKELLSITGDTLISTVYQMFREHLEDEARHSRYFSEVFHYLWPKLSPAQQEHSASLLIKIIFIFAEVDEPWLSASLTSVGIPLFEATRIVQALQALDVRTRRARSIAMGTLQAMTRAGFFELQAHRELFSQSGLIDA from the coding sequence ATGTCAGTTACAAATACATTCGTCTTTGCATCTAACGAGATCCGCCAATATACACTGGGTGATTGGGACAACCGTTCGGCCGTGCGCAGTAAGAATAGTACCTTCTTGCTTCCAGCTGATGCGGAGATTCTTCTGCAATTACAGACCAGGAAATGGTTTCCTCCAGCCTTTATTCCATATTTCAACGACAACACTATCCAGAAGTCCGGTGAGCATATCCAGCATCGATTGGCTGCGAATCATCTAGTCTACTTTCTCCGATATACGACGATCCTGGAGCATAAGATCGTTAACCGCTCGGTTGAGACCCTGATTCATGAAGAGCTGGGAATTGATTTGCCTCAAGCGATGAAACTTACGGCCTTGCAGCTTTACACTGACGAGGGTTATCACGCCCTTTTCTCCTTTAAGATCGCGGAACAGGTGGCGCATTTTTATGACATGCCAACCTGGGAGGATCCACCTAAACGTATCACTCTGCTACTCGAGTTGATGGACGCGACTTTGGACGAAGATCGTCCACTGGCTTGGTTTTTTTTCGGCTTTGTCTCTGAAACTATCATCGCCAAGGAGTTATTGAGCATAACCGGTGACACGCTAATCTCTACGGTATATCAGATGTTTCGAGAGCATCTGGAAGATGAAGCCCGACATAGTCGCTATTTTTCCGAAGTGTTCCATTACCTATGGCCGAAGTTATCCCCTGCCCAGCAAGAACACTCCGCGAGCCTATTGATTAAAATTATTTTTATCTTTGCTGAAGTGGACGAGCCTTGGTTGAGCGCTAGCCTGACGAGCGTCGGCATCCCTTTGTTCGAAGCCACCAGGATAGTCCAAGCACTACAGGCGCTGGATGTACGCACACGGCGAGCGCGCTCTATTGCCATGGGCACGCTTCAAGCGATGACGCGCGCCGGTTTCTTTGAGTTGCAAGCTCATCGGGAATTATTCAGCCAATCAGGACTCATTGATGCTTGA
- a CDS encoding multidrug effflux MFS transporter translates to MLEIKDHSVVKARKVGATVLLMAMVMLGVFPVDVLLPSFPSLSQHFSTTTSEIALSISFFAIGISLSQLLIGPLSDILGRKTLLLAGMAVSMAGALGCVWATNYGYFLLFRVIQAVGCGCFVLSQALVQDLFIGKERDRLRILMVTASGIFISVSPLAGSLLQELMDWQGSFYVFAVIAALVFVKALVSLENLPINNTGPRISILRAYRRICSNFSFVAYWLIAAIVFACHFSFIVISPLIFMEQLQLSSYEFSQTLLLYGAAYVTGGVLAGVMNKHLEAGTQIVIGLLLIFVAGLVMLLLRSQFGLSVFTMLVPMIICTAGTTITRPAATSKAMELFPDNAGASASAGNTLIFISGGLISALVNLSTNNLQITLALSFIVLSGIGLLLNQHINRHAKVSSLA, encoded by the coding sequence ATGCTTGAAATAAAGGATCACTCCGTTGTCAAGGCCAGGAAAGTCGGTGCCACCGTACTACTGATGGCAATGGTCATGCTGGGCGTGTTTCCGGTGGACGTGCTTCTGCCTTCGTTTCCTTCGTTATCGCAGCACTTCAGCACCACAACGTCCGAGATCGCCTTGTCGATCAGCTTCTTTGCCATCGGTATCTCGTTATCTCAGTTACTGATTGGCCCTTTGTCGGACATACTCGGCCGTAAAACGTTGTTACTTGCTGGCATGGCAGTATCCATGGCTGGCGCCTTGGGTTGCGTATGGGCCACGAACTATGGGTATTTTTTGCTATTCCGTGTGATCCAGGCAGTAGGGTGTGGCTGTTTCGTACTGTCCCAGGCATTGGTTCAGGATCTATTTATCGGCAAAGAGCGAGATCGTTTACGAATTCTCATGGTAACGGCCAGTGGAATCTTCATTTCGGTCTCCCCCCTGGCCGGAAGCTTGTTGCAGGAGCTGATGGATTGGCAAGGTAGTTTCTATGTCTTCGCAGTGATTGCCGCTTTGGTATTCGTGAAGGCTCTGGTATCGCTGGAAAACCTGCCTATCAATAACACGGGGCCGCGTATCAGTATCTTGAGAGCCTACCGGCGAATCTGCAGTAACTTCAGTTTCGTGGCCTACTGGCTAATCGCTGCAATTGTTTTTGCTTGCCATTTCTCATTCATCGTCATATCGCCCCTAATATTCATGGAGCAGTTGCAACTAAGCAGCTATGAGTTTTCTCAGACGCTGTTATTGTACGGAGCAGCCTATGTGACTGGCGGTGTCCTTGCAGGCGTAATGAATAAGCATCTGGAGGCGGGTACACAAATTGTTATAGGACTATTACTGATTTTCGTTGCGGGGTTAGTGATGCTTCTATTACGGAGCCAATTTGGCCTGTCCGTCTTCACCATGCTGGTCCCAATGATTATCTGTACAGCAGGCACTACCATAACGCGGCCTGCAGCCACGTCCAAAGCTATGGAGCTATTCCCGGATAACGCTGGTGCCTCGGCCTCGGCAGGCAATACTCTAATTTTTATCTCAGGCGGATTGATCAGTGCCCTAGTCAACCTCAGCACCAACAACTTGCAAATTACCCTGGCACTGAGTTTCATCGTCTTAAGCGGCATAGGTCTGCTGTTAAACCAACACATAAATCGCCACGCTAAGGTGTCGAGTTTGGCATGA
- a CDS encoding alpha/beta fold hydrolase codes for MLTGYMLNAWSLAPLAQSLSSYRVFCIDSLCADAYKLNALKAFCQTLEQFISSRAIVDPILVGYSFGGFAA; via the coding sequence ATGCTGACCGGCTACATGCTCAATGCATGGAGTCTGGCCCCGCTCGCTCAGTCTCTTTCGTCCTACCGGGTATTTTGTATCGACTCTCTATGTGCTGATGCTTATAAACTAAACGCCCTCAAGGCGTTCTGCCAAACGCTGGAGCAATTTATATCGTCGAGAGCCATCGTCGATCCAATTTTGGTAGGTTATTCTTTTGGTGGTTTTGCAGCGTAG
- the glmS gene encoding glutamine--fructose-6-phosphate transaminase (isomerizing): MCGIVGAVAERNVTAILIEGLKRLEYRGYDSAGVAVFTNAGKLERMRRPGKVSELDQALAGEPLAGRLGIAHTRWATHGAPCERNAHPHFSGDLAVVHNGIIENHEVLREQLKGLGYVFTSDTDTEVIAHLLNHKLKDHSDLTTALKATVKELHGAYGLAVISASQPDRLVAARSGSPLVIGLGLGENFLASDQLALRQVTDRFMYLEEGDIADIRRESVQIWDVNGQSVEREAVQYRDGAEAADKGEFRHFMLKEIHEQPSVVQRTLEGRLSQNQVLVNAFGPQAAELFAKVRNVQIVACGTSYHAGMVARYWLEELAGIPCQVEVASEFRYRKVVVQPDTLFVTISQSGETADTLAALRNAKELGFLGSLAICNVSISSLVRESDLTLLTQAGREIGVASTKAFTTQLVGLLLLTLSLGQVRGTLAEGVEATLVEELRRLPTRLGEALAMDGTVEKVAELFADKNHTLFLGRGAQYPVAMEGSLKLKEISYIHAEAYPAGELKHGPLALVDDDMPVVTVAPNNELLEKLKSNLQEVRARGGQLIVFADEKAGMTNGEGTHVINMPHIHDTLSPILYTIPLQLLSYYVAVLKGTDVDQPRNLAKSVTVE, encoded by the coding sequence ATGTGTGGAATTGTTGGCGCAGTCGCCGAACGTAACGTAACGGCCATCCTGATCGAAGGCCTCAAGCGCCTGGAATACCGTGGCTATGACAGCGCCGGTGTGGCGGTCTTCACCAACGCCGGCAAGCTGGAGCGTATGCGCCGTCCGGGTAAGGTCAGCGAGTTGGACCAGGCCCTGGCCGGTGAGCCACTGGCAGGCCGCCTGGGCATCGCCCACACCCGTTGGGCGACCCACGGTGCGCCGTGCGAGCGCAACGCTCACCCGCACTTCTCGGGTGACCTGGCCGTGGTGCACAACGGCATCATCGAAAACCACGAAGTGCTGCGCGAACAACTCAAGGGCCTGGGCTATGTATTCACCTCGGACACCGATACCGAAGTCATCGCCCACCTGCTCAATCACAAGCTCAAGGATCACAGCGACCTGACCACCGCCCTCAAGGCCACGGTCAAGGAACTGCACGGCGCCTACGGCCTGGCCGTGATCAGCGCCAGCCAGCCGGACCGCCTGGTTGCCGCGCGCAGTGGCAGCCCACTGGTGATCGGCCTGGGCCTGGGCGAGAACTTCCTCGCTTCCGACCAACTCGCCCTGCGCCAGGTGACCGACCGCTTCATGTACCTGGAAGAAGGCGATATCGCCGACATCCGCCGTGAAAGCGTGCAGATCTGGGATGTCAACGGTCAGTCCGTCGAGCGCGAAGCCGTGCAATACCGCGACGGCGCCGAAGCCGCCGACAAAGGCGAGTTCCGCCACTTCATGCTCAAGGAAATCCACGAGCAGCCTTCCGTGGTACAGCGCACCCTCGAAGGTCGCCTGAGCCAGAACCAAGTGCTGGTCAACGCCTTCGGCCCACAAGCCGCCGAGCTGTTCGCCAAAGTGCGCAACGTGCAAATCGTCGCCTGCGGCACCAGCTACCACGCCGGCATGGTTGCGCGTTACTGGCTCGAAGAACTGGCCGGCATCCCGTGCCAGGTCGAAGTTGCCAGCGAGTTCCGCTACCGCAAAGTGGTGGTGCAGCCCGACACCCTGTTCGTGACCATCTCCCAGTCCGGCGAAACCGCCGACACCCTGGCCGCCCTGCGCAACGCCAAGGAGCTGGGCTTCCTCGGCAGCCTGGCGATCTGCAACGTCAGCATCAGCTCCCTGGTGCGTGAATCGGACCTGACCCTGCTGACCCAGGCCGGTCGTGAAATCGGCGTCGCCTCGACCAAAGCCTTCACCACCCAACTGGTCGGCCTGTTGCTGCTGACCTTGTCCCTTGGCCAGGTGCGCGGCACCCTCGCCGAAGGCGTTGAGGCCACCCTGGTGGAAGAACTGCGCCGCCTGCCGACCCGCCTGGGCGAAGCCCTGGCCATGGACGGCACCGTGGAAAAAGTCGCCGAGCTGTTCGCCGATAAGAACCACACCCTGTTCCTCGGCCGTGGCGCGCAATACCCGGTGGCGATGGAAGGTTCGCTGAAACTCAAGGAAATCTCGTACATCCACGCCGAAGCCTACCCGGCCGGCGAGCTGAAACACGGCCCCCTGGCCCTGGTGGATGACGACATGCCCGTGGTCACCGTGGCGCCGAACAACGAACTGCTGGAAAAGCTCAAGTCCAACCTGCAGGAAGTGCGCGCCCGTGGCGGCCAACTGATCGTGTTTGCGGACGAAAAGGCCGGCATGACCAACGGTGAAGGCACTCACGTGATCAACATGCCGCACATCCATGACACCTTGTCGCCGATCCTCTACACCATCCCGCTGCAGTTGCTGTCGTACTACGTCGCCGTGCTCAAGGGCACCGACGTTGACCAGCCGCGCAACCTGGCGAAGTCGGTGACGGTGGAGTAA
- a CDS encoding DeoR/GlpR family DNA-binding transcription regulator produces the protein MSKRNTPQRRHNILTLLNEQGEVSVDELAKRFETSEVTIRKDLAALESNGLLLRRYGGAITMPQELVGDAAQPVSAYKRAIARAAVVRLREHARIIIDSGSTTAAMIPELGHQPGLVVMTNSLNVARALSELEHEPVLLMTGGTWDPHSDSFQGQVAEQVLRSYDFDQLFIGADGIDLQRGTTTFNELLGLSRVMAEVAREVVVMVESDKIGRKIPNLELPWSSVHTLITDDRLPLEARDQIQARGITLICAAVI, from the coding sequence ATGTCGAAACGAAATACCCCCCAACGTCGCCACAACATCCTGACTTTGCTCAATGAACAGGGCGAAGTCAGCGTGGATGAATTGGCCAAACGTTTCGAAACGTCGGAAGTGACCATCCGCAAGGACTTGGCCGCCCTCGAAAGTAATGGCCTGCTCCTGCGCCGCTATGGTGGTGCAATCACCATGCCTCAGGAACTGGTAGGCGATGCGGCTCAACCCGTCTCGGCCTACAAGCGTGCGATCGCTCGTGCCGCCGTGGTGCGCTTGCGTGAACACGCGCGCATCATCATCGACAGCGGCAGCACCACCGCCGCGATGATCCCCGAACTGGGCCATCAGCCCGGCCTGGTGGTCATGACCAACTCCCTGAACGTGGCCCGCGCCTTGAGCGAGCTGGAGCATGAACCGGTGCTGCTCATGACCGGCGGCACCTGGGATCCGCATTCGGACTCGTTCCAGGGCCAGGTCGCCGAGCAGGTGCTGCGTTCCTACGATTTTGATCAACTGTTCATCGGCGCCGACGGCATCGATTTGCAGCGCGGTACCACCACCTTCAACGAATTGCTGGGCCTGAGCCGCGTGATGGCCGAGGTCGCCCGTGAAGTCGTGGTGATGGTCGAATCCGACAAGATCGGCCGCAAGATTCCCAACCTGGAACTGCCCTGGAGCAGCGTCCATACCCTTATCACCGATGATCGCCTGCCGCTCGAGGCCCGCGACCAGATCCAAGCCCGCGGCATTACGCTGATATGCGCGGCAGTCATCTAG
- the glmU gene encoding bifunctional UDP-N-acetylglucosamine diphosphorylase/glucosamine-1-phosphate N-acetyltransferase GlmU yields the protein MSLEIVILAAGQGTRMRSALPKVLHPVAGNSMLGHVIHSARQLDPQRIHVVIGHGADVVRERLAADDLNFVLQDKQLGTGHATAQAVPFITADTVLILYGDVPLIEVETLQRLLKHVVPGQMGLLTVELDDPTGYGRIVRNVDGKVAAIVEHKDASEAQRAITEGNTGILAVPADKLGDWMSRLSNNNAQGEYYLTDVIEMAVSDGLVVATEQPHDPMEVQGANDRKQLAELERHYQLREGRRLMAQGVTLRDPARFDVRGEVTVGRDVLIDINVILEGRVIIEDDVVIGPNCVIKDSTLRKGVVVKANSHIDGAVMGEGSDAGPFARLRPGTVMGARAHVGNFVELKNAKMGDEAKAGHLAYLGDAVIGARSNIGAGAITCNYDGANKYQTTIGEDVFIGSNNSLVAPVTIGDGSNTAAGSTINQDVDKSQLAVARARQRNIDGWKRPVKIKKT from the coding sequence ATGTCTCTTGAAATCGTAATTCTCGCCGCAGGCCAGGGCACCCGCATGCGTTCAGCCCTGCCCAAGGTGCTGCACCCGGTCGCAGGCAATTCCATGCTTGGTCATGTTATCCACAGCGCCCGGCAGTTGGATCCGCAACGCATTCACGTCGTCATCGGGCACGGTGCCGATGTGGTACGTGAGCGCCTGGCCGCAGACGACTTGAATTTCGTATTGCAGGACAAGCAACTGGGCACCGGCCACGCCACTGCGCAAGCGGTGCCGTTCATTACCGCTGATACCGTGCTGATTCTCTACGGTGACGTGCCGCTGATCGAAGTGGAAACCTTGCAACGTCTGCTCAAGCATGTTGTGCCAGGCCAGATGGGCCTGCTCACCGTTGAGCTGGACGATCCCACCGGCTACGGACGCATCGTGCGCAACGTCGACGGTAAGGTCGCCGCGATCGTCGAGCACAAGGACGCCAGCGAAGCCCAGCGCGCCATTACCGAAGGCAATACCGGCATTCTCGCCGTGCCGGCTGACAAGCTGGGCGACTGGATGAGCCGCCTGTCCAACAACAACGCCCAAGGCGAGTACTACCTCACTGATGTCATCGAGATGGCGGTCAGTGATGGCCTGGTGGTCGCCACCGAGCAACCTCACGACCCAATGGAAGTGCAGGGCGCCAACGACCGCAAGCAGCTGGCAGAGCTGGAGCGCCACTACCAACTGCGCGAAGGCCGCCGCCTGATGGCCCAGGGCGTCACCCTGCGTGACCCGGCGCGTTTCGATGTGCGGGGTGAAGTGACGGTGGGCCGCGACGTGTTGATCGATATCAACGTGATCCTCGAAGGCCGCGTGATCATCGAAGACGACGTGGTGATTGGTCCTAACTGCGTGATCAAGGACAGCACCTTGCGCAAAGGCGTGGTGGTCAAGGCCAACAGCCATATCGACGGTGCCGTGATGGGCGAGGGCAGCGATGCCGGGCCGTTTGCGCGGTTGCGTCCGGGAACGGTGATGGGCGCGCGGGCGCACGTCGGCAATTTCGTCGAGCTGAAAAACGCGAAAATGGGTGACGAGGCGAAGGCCGGCCACCTGGCTTACCTCGGTGATGCGGTGATCGGTGCTCGCAGCAACATTGGCGCCGGTGCAATTACCTGCAACTACGACGGCGCCAACAAATACCAGACGACGATTGGTGAAGACGTATTCATCGGCTCCAATAACTCGCTGGTTGCTCCTGTGACCATCGGTGATGGTTCCAACACCGCAGCGGGCTCAACCATCAACCAGGATGTGGATAAGTCGCAACTGGCCGTGGCCCGTGCGCGCCAGCGCAACATCGACGGCTGGAAACGCCCGGTCAAAATCAAAAAGACCTGA
- a CDS encoding F0F1 ATP synthase subunit epsilon, with protein sequence MAMTVHCDIVSAEGEIFSGLVEMVIAHGELGDLGIAMGHAPLITSLKPGPITLTKQGGEREVFYISGGFLEVQPNMVKVLADTVQRAGDLDEASAQEAVKAAEKALNEKGADFDYSAAAVRLAEAAAQLRTLQQIRKK encoded by the coding sequence ATGGCTATGACAGTCCATTGCGATATCGTCAGCGCGGAAGGGGAAATCTTCTCCGGTCTGGTAGAAATGGTAATTGCACACGGCGAACTCGGTGATCTTGGTATCGCCATGGGGCACGCTCCGCTGATTACCAGCTTGAAGCCAGGTCCGATCACGCTGACCAAGCAAGGCGGGGAACGTGAGGTGTTTTACATCTCCGGTGGTTTCCTCGAGGTTCAGCCGAACATGGTCAAGGTACTTGCCGATACCGTGCAACGTGCTGGCGACCTGGATGAAGCCTCCGCTCAGGAAGCCGTCAAGGCTGCCGAGAAGGCGCTGAACGAAAAAGGCGCAGACTTCGACTACAGCGCTGCTGCAGTCCGTCTGGCCGAAGCTGCAGCTCAGCTGCGCACGCTCCAGCAGATCCGCAAGAAGTAA
- the atpD gene encoding F0F1 ATP synthase subunit beta → MSSGRIVQIIGAVIDVEFPRDSVPSIYNALKVQGADTTLEVQQQLGDGVVRTIAMGSTEGLKRGLDVVDTGAAISVPVGKATLGRIMDVLGNPIDEAGPIDTEERWGIHRAAPSFAEQAGGNDLLETGIKVIDLVCPFAKGGKVGLFGGAGVGKTVNMMELIRNIAIEHSGYSVFAGVGERTREGNDFYHEMKDSNVLDKVALVYGQMNEPPGNRLRVALTGLTMAEKFRDEGNDVLLFVDNIYRYTLAGTEVSALLGRMPSAVGYQPTLAEEMGVLQERITSTKEGSITSIQAVYVPADDLTDPSPATTFAHLDATVVLSRDIASLGIYPAVDPLDSTSRQLDPNVIGQEHYDTARGVQYVLQRYKELKDIIAILGMDELSEADKQLVNRARKIQRFLSQPFFVAEVFTGASGKYVSLKDTIAGFKGILNGDYDHLPEQAFYMVGGIEEAIEKAKKL, encoded by the coding sequence ATGAGTAGCGGACGTATCGTTCAAATCATCGGCGCCGTTATCGACGTGGAATTCCCACGCGACAGCGTACCGAGCATCTACAACGCGCTGAAAGTACAAGGCGCGGACACTACTCTGGAAGTTCAGCAACAGCTGGGCGACGGCGTAGTTCGTACCATTGCGATGGGTTCCACCGAAGGCTTGAAGCGCGGTCTGGACGTTGTCGACACTGGCGCAGCCATCTCCGTACCGGTCGGTAAAGCGACCCTGGGCCGGATCATGGACGTACTGGGCAACCCGATCGACGAAGCTGGCCCGATCGACACCGAAGAGCGCTGGGGCATTCACCGCGCAGCACCTTCGTTCGCCGAGCAAGCGGGCGGCAACGACCTGCTGGAAACCGGAATCAAGGTTATCGACCTGGTTTGCCCGTTCGCCAAGGGCGGTAAAGTCGGTCTGTTCGGTGGTGCCGGTGTAGGCAAGACCGTAAACATGATGGAACTGATCCGTAACATCGCCATCGAGCACAGCGGTTATTCCGTGTTCGCCGGTGTGGGTGAGCGTACCCGTGAGGGTAACGACTTCTACCACGAGATGAAGGACTCCAACGTTCTGGACAAAGTGGCACTGGTTTACGGTCAGATGAACGAGCCGCCGGGAAACCGTCTGCGCGTAGCATTGACCGGCCTGACCATGGCCGAGAAATTCCGTGACGAAGGTAACGACGTTCTGCTGTTCGTCGACAACATCTACCGTTACACCCTGGCCGGTACTGAAGTATCCGCACTGCTGGGCCGTATGCCTTCGGCAGTAGGTTACCAGCCGACTCTGGCTGAAGAGATGGGCGTTCTGCAAGAACGTATCACTTCGACTAAGGAAGGTTCGATCACCTCGATCCAAGCGGTATACGTACCTGCGGATGACTTGACCGACCCGTCGCCTGCCACCACCTTCGCCCACTTGGACGCCACCGTCGTTCTGTCCCGTGACATCGCTTCCCTGGGTATCTACCCAGCGGTCGATCCACTCGACTCGACTTCGCGCCAGCTGGACCCGAACGTGATCGGCCAGGAGCACTACGACACCGCTCGCGGCGTTCAGTACGTGCTGCAGCGTTACAAAGAACTGAAGGACATCATTGCGATCCTGGGTATGGATGAGCTGTCGGAAGCCGACAAGCAGTTGGTAAACCGTGCTCGTAAGATCCAGCGCTTCTTGTCGCAGCCGTTCTTCGTGGCTGAAGTCTTCACCGGTGCCTCGGGTAAATACGTTTCCCTGAAAGACACCATTGCTGGCTTCAAAGGCATCCTCAACGGTGACTACGACCACCTGCCAGAACAAGCGTTCTACATGGTCGGCGGCATCGAAGAAGCGATCGAGAAAGCCAAGAAACTGTAA